In Trichocoleus desertorum NBK24, the following are encoded in one genomic region:
- the fbp gene encoding class 1 fructose-bisphosphatase: MVDTQQPLAQEEHSLDRDCTTLSRHVLQQLNSFSADAQDLSAIMNRIGLAAKLIARRLSRAGLMENVLGVTGDINVQGETVKKMDVYANDVFISVFKQSGLVCRLASEEMEKPYYIPENCPIGRYTLLYDPIDGSSNVDININVGSIFAICQQQGEDDGTASDLLQSGRKQIAAGYVLYGPSTMLVYSIGKGVHAFNLDPSLGEFILSGENIRIPDHGSIYSVNEGNFWQWEESIRDYIRYMHRHEGYTARYSGALVGDIHRILFQGGVFLYPGTVKKPEGKLRLLYESAPLAFLIEQAGGRASAGTQDILDVVPDKLHARSPLFIGSKEDVALVESFIQERDREQDERLMAARR, encoded by the coding sequence GTGGTTGATACTCAACAACCTTTGGCGCAGGAAGAACATAGCCTGGATCGCGATTGCACGACCTTATCCCGCCACGTATTACAGCAATTAAATAGCTTTTCCGCCGACGCTCAAGACTTGAGTGCCATCATGAATCGGATTGGCTTAGCTGCGAAGCTGATTGCTCGTCGTCTCAGTCGCGCTGGTTTGATGGAAAACGTCTTGGGGGTCACAGGAGACATCAATGTCCAGGGAGAAACCGTCAAGAAGATGGATGTCTATGCCAACGATGTCTTCATCTCTGTTTTCAAGCAAAGCGGTTTAGTCTGTCGCCTCGCTTCTGAGGAAATGGAAAAACCCTACTACATCCCTGAAAACTGCCCCATTGGTCGTTATACGCTCCTTTATGACCCCATTGATGGTTCATCCAATGTAGACATTAATATCAATGTGGGTTCCATCTTTGCGATTTGCCAACAACAAGGAGAAGATGACGGTACAGCCAGCGACCTACTCCAGAGCGGACGGAAGCAGATCGCGGCAGGTTATGTGCTCTATGGCCCTAGCACGATGCTGGTTTATTCGATCGGGAAGGGAGTGCATGCGTTTAACCTTGATCCCAGCTTAGGCGAGTTTATTTTATCGGGCGAAAACATTCGCATTCCGGATCACGGCTCCATTTATAGCGTCAATGAAGGCAACTTCTGGCAGTGGGAAGAATCGATTCGAGACTACATCCGCTACATGCACCGTCACGAAGGCTATACAGCTCGTTACAGCGGTGCCTTAGTGGGAGACATTCATCGCATCCTATTCCAGGGTGGTGTGTTTCTCTATCCCGGCACTGTGAAAAAGCCAGAAGGCAAGCTGCGTTTGCTGTATGAGTCTGCTCCTCTCGCCTTTTTGATTGAGCAAGCAGGGGGGAGAGCGAGTGCTGGCACTCAGGACATTCTGGATGTAGTGCCTGACAAGCTGCATGCCCGCAGCCCTCTGTTTATTGGCAGTAAAGAAGATGTGGCGCTGGTCGAGTCTTTTATTCAGGAGCGCGATCGCGAACAAGACGAAAGGTTGATGGCAGCCAGACGATAA